Proteins encoded together in one Drosophila albomicans strain 15112-1751.03 chromosome 2R, ASM965048v2, whole genome shotgun sequence window:
- the LOC117575297 gene encoding mitochondrial intermembrane space import and assembly protein 40-B produces the protein MAFSFCKSFGKDKVIFATKEDHAVPSKIELPPPEAPQGLISKNGDINWSCPCLGGMATGPCGVDFREAFSCFHYSEAEPKGSDCYEAFRQMQDCFQQYPTVYNKANGADDDDDALGDVMNADNNGGSVKDVDELSSGAGAAAAVANNTTVSKVE, from the coding sequence ATGGCATTCTCTTTCTGCAAGAGCTTTGGCAAGGATAAGGTGATCTTTGCCACCAAAGAGGATCATGCGGTACCTAGCAAAATTGAGTTGCCACCTCCAGAGGCCCCACAGGGCCTTATCTCCAAGAATGGAGACATCAATTGGAGCTGCCCTTGTTTGGGTGGCATGGCCACAGGACCCTGCGGTGTTGACTTTCGGGAGGCGTTTTCTTGCTTCCATTACAGTGAAGCGGAGCCCAAAGGCTCCGATTGCTATGAGGCATTCCGTCAAATGCAAGACTGCTTCCAGCAGTATCCGACGGTATACAACAAGGCCAATGGGgcggatgatgatgacgatgcgCTTGGAGATGTTATGAATGCCGACAACAATGGTGGGAGTGTCAAAGATGTGGATGAACTGTCGagtggagctggagctgcggctgctgtggcCAACAATACTACTGTTTCTAAAGTCGagtaa
- the LOC117575298 gene encoding ribonuclease P protein subunit p14-like translates to MIRHRYFDVQLKFRDLDSVVLTPVFFRGCVQNSLERFFGQIGGDTTLEIIKFSAEQQRVVFRVPEEFYERTRASITLIGQYQEVPCHFRVLKTSKTPLDFIKEGENENCEEI, encoded by the exons ATGATCAGGCATCGTTACTTTGATGTACAACT GAAATTTCGTGATTTAGATTCTGTTGTACTCACACCTGTATTTTTTCGTGGCTGCGTGCAAAATTCACTGGAGCGATTCTTTGGCCAAATTGGTGGAGATACAACATTGGAAATCATCAAATTTAGCGCCGAGCAGCAACGCGTTGTATTCCGAGTACCTGAAGAATTCTACGAACGCACCCGGGCATCAATTACATTAATTGGGCAATATCAGGAAGTACCGTGTCACTTTCGTGTGCTCAAAACCTCAAAGACGCCGCTGGACTTCATCAAAGAAggcgaaaacgaaaattgtgAAGAAATCTAG
- the LOC117575296 gene encoding DNA repair protein Rad51 homolog codes for MEQKQRTAQKAAPVATGSTAVVSDDDDEDAGPLDVMKLQGNNINPRDIKLLQQASLHTVESVTYATRRQLLNIKGLGESKVDHIMKEAQKLVPLSFTSARTFHQMRSEVVMLTTGSKELDKLLGGGIETGSITEIFGEFRCGKTQICHTLAVTCQLPISQNGGEGKALYIDTEGTFRPERLSAIAQRYHMEEADVLDNVACARAHNTDQQTKLVQMAAGMMFESRYALIIVDSAMALYRSEYVGRGELAARQNHLGLFLRMLQRLADEFGVAVVITNQVTAQVDGGASMFQADAKKPIGGHIMAHASTTRLYLRKGKGDARICKIYDSPCLPESEAMFAILPEGIGDVKEND; via the exons atggaACAAAAACAACGCACAGCACAAAAGGCAGCACCAGTGGCCACCGGTTCCACAGCTGTTGTGagtgacgatgatgatgaggacgCTGGACCGCTGGATGTGATGAAACTACAG GGCAACAATATCAATCCGCGCGACATTAAGCTGCTGCAACAGGCGAGCCTACACACCGTTGAATCGGTGACTTACGCGACGCGTCGTCAACTGTTGAATATCAAAGGACTTGGCGAGTCCAAGGTGGATCATATTATGAAGGAGGCACAAAAGTTGGTACCGCTGAGCTTTACTAGCGCACGCACATTCCATCAAATGCGGTCCGAAGTGGTAATGCTCACAACCGGTTCCAAGGAGCTAGACAAGCTGCTGGGCGGCGGCATTGAGACAGGTTCAATCACCGAAATCTTTGGCGAGTTTCGTTGCGGTAAGACGCAGATTTGTCACACGCTCGCCGTGACATGTCAGCTGCCTATTAGTCAGAATGGTGGTGAGGGCAAAGCTTTGTATATTGACACAGAGGGCACTTTTCGCCCAGAGCGTTTATCCGCGATTGCACAACGCTATCACATGGAGGAGGCGGATGTGCTAGACAATGTGGCATGTGCGCGAGCGCATAACACGGATCAGCAGACGAAACTGGTGCAAATGGCCGCGGGTATGATGTTTGAATCGag ATACGCCTTGATCATTGTGGATAGTGCCATGGCGTTGTATCGTTCGGAATATGTGGGACGAGGTGAGCTTGCTGCTCGCCAAAATCATTTGGGATTATTTCTGCGCATGCTGCAGCGGCTGGCGGATGAATTTGGCGTCGCTGTTGTCATCACCAATCAGGTGACCGCTCAGGTTGATGGCGGAGCTTCTATGTTTCAGGCGGATGCCAAGAAACCCATTGGTGGCCACATTATGGCGCATGCTTCAACGACGCGTCTCTATCTGCGCAAGGGCAAAGGAGATGCTCGCATCTGCAAGATATACGATTCGCCTTGTTTACCCGAATCTGAGGCCATGTTTGCCATCTTGCCCGAGGGCATTGGTGATGTGAAGGAGAATGATTGA